The following nucleotide sequence is from Acyrthosiphon pisum isolate AL4f chromosome A2, pea_aphid_22Mar2018_4r6ur, whole genome shotgun sequence.
ttgataggaaagtgaatttagttggtactttggggggtcaaaagtaaaatttttccaatagttttcaaaagcgccctgaaaaacaaaagaaaaattaaggaaaaacgggaatttttacgaaaaatctgttttcgagaaaattgattttggtttttgatgtaactttaaaacgaaagactgtagatacatgacattttcactggttatttatatttctgtagcccccccccccctgacattacatgaaaaCTAAACCGTGGGGATGATGCCCACACCCCCATATATGCTCAGTGCGCTcagacaaaaaaatcgaaaaaacaccaAACATGGTTCCTCCGCGGaggaatcccggaaaaaaagaccacggaaaaaaagaacaatttacaatttttgaaatttttaaaaatgttaagaaagtaCCAGCTATAGGTAAAGATATGGTATatgtaataattcataatattccaTTTAGATACATaacagttttcaaaaatgtcatcGGCTTGAAGCTTAACAATTTGCGGGAAAAATAGTGATATTCATTTGAAAGAAAAAGTTTGTGTCGCCACAGTGCCACACCCGTCCAATACatttctatgtacctatatagtaaattGCGCCTATTAGcagagactataatatattaatcattataatagcaatatttttatgatagtcATTTAATATTACCCAGAGGACACCACAACTAACGATGTGCCACTATCACTgttcttcaaaaataatttttttgatttggtttaaattttttgttactCATATAGTATATATGCTACCTACCTTTACTTAATCGGTGTAGTATGCTATACCTACCGTAAAAAGCAACATACCTTCCAAAAAAGCTTACTgatatttaccatttttacataggtaccagctacctacttacatttactaacatttacttaatttattgcTGATGATCatcattttcaagtattttaatatgttaaatattgtgCTGTAGCCTGTATAAGTGGaaacttaaaatacattttcgtgTTGTGTTTTaatcagggatggaaaacgtttttaaaaaacgttattaaacggaaaaaaacaaaaaacgaaaacaattaaaaaacaaaaacaaaaaacaactgaaaaaagataacaaaaaatcccaaaaaccgaaaaaaatttaataacgaaatcaaaaacgaaaacgaaaataaattatagtattatacattattaaattataccacgaaaaaaaaatattcacttgtctttactttttaatctttaactttaaaaatattttaatttgaaatcagaaattttgaattttctaatttttatataaattataattttgatttaaaatttaaatattaagaataattactatctaaatagttaataatcaataattaataataattaataatcttagatatttttaacttttaagtgcatttctgtattgcgtgttactattataacttaaaagttaaaagttacaagttataagaatataatataaaaaataaatatattttcaaaaacgttatttggaaacaattggaaaataacgtttttaaaaacgttaataaaaaacaatatggaaaaataacgtttttaaaaacgttaatcaaaaacgataaagaaaaataacgtttttaaaaacattaatcaaaaacgaaataatcaaaaacgtttaaaaacgttaaacaaaaacgatattttttaaatcaataaacaaaaacgaaaacgaaaaaattaaaaacgttttccatccctggtttTAATGGACCGCCACCGttcttttttcttatttatatagttGGCACCTGGCGGTCTACCAAATCTGTATTGCTTAACATAATCAAATGAATATCTAAAAGTAAGTTATTGTGGGTCCTGGTGGCTGGTGGATATTTACCAGATATTTACCAGTATAATAGCTATTTagctattatagtattgtaagaccgttataatatatgttatgtatcTTAATAACTCAaatcatagcccataggtagtAGCTATAGGTACTTTtccgtaataaaattaaataaaaatataacataatacgtatataataataggtacctacctatgtataataggtatcgcCATGTTTTAAAACTTGGACATGTTAAATGTTTtgaggtatatcgtatatggcTACTAATtgcctactataatatagcatCACTGTACCAGGTATTAGTGCCTACTTAAAGTCTAATAATAGCCAATACCCAATAGATACGCATGATCGCCAattggataataattattgctaaaACCTAAAATACCCCCTACATAGGACCTATAGATATCAGGGACGGtgacaggggggggggggggggggctaggggCCCAGCCtccacaaacatattatttctccaatttaatttataattctatagATCTTGATATTACTttggattttgttatttaatataatataatcaataatttatttattacattaagattatactaatattggggaaaacatgttaaattaaaaataaaatgtatgatgtaataattgtatttgtgtggTGAAAAAATTGTCACTGGATCCGTGCCTAATAGATACCTATGAAATCCTCGTTAAAAaagagaaaatataaaacattttcagtttgacaataaattacaaagctaattttaaatgcaaattaaGTATTAGCCAATATAAATTGGAagcacaataaattatttcaaaaccgaataaattgtttaatatttgccaatataaaacaattttaattgatagTCTGCCAGAAAAGAacttgcatttcaattttcatctAGTAAAATGTACCAAtggtatgtaattaaaataagataatttattgtctaaaaaaacaatttataaaatgtttaaatgataataatattaacaataaccataatagttaataacttGGTCCAATTACCCACTGTAGATTTCGTATTTCCATGTATTGGTGGGAAGTTGCagaaacttattttattttttatacatttgacaATATTGTAGGTAGCTTATACATTTGGAGAAActgaattcataaaataaattaacaaaatagttATAGGAAGATTTAGAagataaataaaagtaaaatgtagTCACTAGTCAGGGGAATtagttaaacatatattatttactagttGACAgtattgttttgaatattatgtaagattaacaatacattttttattgattttaatcatCGTTAACTATGGCTATAAGCACTTTATAGGGGGGTTAGTGGTTACATTTGGATGAGGAACCATAGGCGTAATTAGACCTTAAAGTTAGGGGGGCTTCAGCCCttgcatttttataatagtatacatatattattttagttaggtacaaatttaagtttttaattgtcttataatgtacctaagtgAAAGTTAAGTAATTGAGATGGATAACATACCTATTAACAATACAGTAGTCATTACGGTCGGGCGCGGACAGGTAAAATAGGACACGGGATGCTACACAATGTAAAGggcaaataacaaaaaaagctgaggaaaatttaaaacatgtagattatttataaaatattaatatattttattttgtttaaaaaaatattgaatacctatgCGTAAAAAACGTAAATAAGTACCAAGTTACAAcaaattttcaatcaaaattttacaatattatagattacaaataATCATAAGTTGCAGGTAACGATCTGCTGTTCATTAGGTGTCTAGAGTCttaaatatacagagtgtatcttatgtcGTTGTACGCGGGgtatttttaacgattatggatcgatgacatagaaatttgttaaaacgaaaaaagacgcgtttttttatttttaacaggcaatttttttataacaatttcaaaatttttaaacacgcaggtgcaccaatagcaaaatcaattttattttttcaaatggtaactactatattttttaatgaattccgGTACCTAtagctttttttctgaaaatattgatagtcaaatcatcaattttggttcgctagtttattaactatggtcctctaaagtttagtaaaatatgctaaaatatacttttgatagaaataataattgatataggtttacaagagctaaataattttttcttataactaacttttataacttgaaatttgaacaatAAGTTCcctatattcaatattggtaggtatcgcatgcaaagtatgaatttagcaattgaaattctttaagaattatttaataatcgtgatttaaaataaaatatttgcaagatatttagataaatagtcaAACTCAATATAGGCTTGTACCTAACTTCAGCATACTTTTAATCTGAGTTAATTAAAGATTtccaataggtattattataacatgaatCAAAtaccattatgtatattaccttagtccttagccacctaataaagaatccaaattaatgCTATTGTAAGAAAAATACGATAGGAATTTATGTTAGGAAAAgcacgaaataaaatgtatatgtccaaaactaaaaaataagaaggattatgaatttcaacttctaaattcatactttgcatgcgatacctatatatataccggatgattcttttatcattgaacactcattatttcaaaaagtgtagatttttttggaaatattattttacataatctcaagtcacttataaaacaacgttttttttaaaaaaattatatttttaaatattttttatccctataatttttaaagttttttatttttttgaatgacaacattgggttttaattttatactcaaaagcagaatatttttcttagtattttgatatatgaaaatcgaatttggggcgagtagttttatgtgattaaattatttgactCTTGTAAGttaaacctataccaattattttagttaaaagtaCTATAGGCAGGGACGGATTGGAATTTCGGACCAGCCcgggaaaatacttttttaccggCCCACTATTTGTTGGGAGATTGGGGGCAATCGACAAGTTTACCATACTgaagatagtaattttttttagtattttaaaggaTAGTCTACTGTaattagtgttattataaaatcaacctttaacaataaaatgtaataataataatggaataacaatagtattaggtacctacatataaatgttagtaattttatattttatattatcagttttactgtatcgatataaaaatataacgaaaatacaattacaatatattattcaatcgtaTTTGATACTATTTAAAAGTAACACATGATGCGTGGGTGTGATAAATCCttgtactaaattattgattttgagtGAATTTAGTCAGGTTAAACAAATACAAGCAAGTATTGGCGTATTGCTATCATTACTCTAAAAATCTGAGCGCACGGTAGTGCGCCAGGCCAAGTTCCAGCAATGCCAGTATATCTTTACACGAACCAATTCGCCCAGTTTTTCTAACATATATATCTCTGTTTCCTCTAaagataaacttttgaaatttaaaacacagattaATCTCGAGTAGTTTAGGACGCTGTAAGAAAATGAGCCCTTAATATTGTGTCATTTAAAAATGGAaggatttcaaaatttgcaaaattgttactgactcactcactgatcatcaaaattataagacacttcCCGTATAGATaaaaaccacgatttaagatagtactatcttaaactTGGCCACAATGTAaatttcactactttgataggccgACTTTTTTGGTAGAAAGTTTGGAACTTAGCATTATTTcacggttatgtttttgttgggtaAATCTTTTTAAAGGTCTAAAATAAACTATGCTTCTTAaagtaggtagtattttttatttttgtctcaaATTTTTTCAGCTCCTCTTTTTCGTTTTTTACTACAGCCTGATCCATccgtttccattttattttataattcgcaactattactattgtcatataaaatattttatgaattattcctAGAAACTATAACTTAGAAATTGAATTAGTAATTGGATTTTGAAATTAACCAAATTGTGCTGAACTGCCAAGTGCTGATATCGAGGTTTTGAATgacaattgaaatttaaatataaataatataaatttcaaataaaaatattcttattatataggtattcatattaAGGACCCGCATCCGATCGTCAAAATTCGCCATCATTACCCGCAATAACCCGTCTGTCCATCTGATCGACGACAACCCgaataaccaattatttatagattttactgTTCACGGAAGTTGAATTTTTTGATaacagttattgttattacttatggataattaatattaatattcagtttCTGTTATTGtagttgtatatttgtattattactattaattacaaCGTTTTAcgttttacgttataatattaaatattatagactgttattacgtaatatcattgaatgaataatctataatcaatggtaatatgtattaattaataaattacccgATTTCCCTATGGCCCAATCCGTCCCTAGGTCCTATAGTCTATAGGTGAATggtaatgcatattttaccaaaCTTTataggaccatagttaataaactagtgAACTACAACTcatgatttgactatcaataTTGTCAgagctttaccagaatccattaaaaaatgtagtagtcaccatttgaaaaaataaagttgattttgctattgatACACctacgtgtttaaaaattttgaaattgttataaaaaaattgatttttaaaaataaagaaacacgtcatttttcgttttaacgaaattctatgtcatcgatccataatcgttaaaaaaccccgcgtacaatgacataagatacaatctgtataataaataatattaggcaaatatattttagggcaAGGGATGCTGTAGCATCCCAGCCAGTCTGTGCCTGCAGATTACAGTTTAAGCCACCACTCAgtattggcaattttttttaaatatcttctttatttagaatatttgatTAATCTCTTTCTTTAGGCTTcagattaacaatttataattattttaatataattgggaGATTTTTTAAGAGATATGAACAAACTTAGGTGGCTTAGTCCGTTAGTCGCTATATAGAGAAGCTGGACCGCTATCGCCTATCACAACGCTATTGGAGGTGGCATCAAACCAAGTCTCTTCATTCTTCCTACACAGCAATGGCACCATGGGACAACAGTCACGTAGATCCCACCCGAGATTCAAAGGTGGTGTGGTGGGGAAAATTGGACTTTATTTTAAGTACCCACGAAAGACGAGGGCCTTCGGGGTGGTGAACCTGAGTGGTCAGCCCTCAAATCtctttataactaatatatcgTCCGATAtagaactataaattatatttattataatactttaggtttaaaatataaaataactttagtcATCTAATCTTCTATTCAGGCCATTACAAgttgattcaccaagcatgctcatcgCCATTTATCTTCaacaatgcagttattcaaaatttgatgttatgaatttttaaatatactttaagaccatatttttgaattctcgagactttttgtactacttaaggagtgtcgtgtggagatacaaacttctatttttcaaaaaaattcaagacTAAAGACTAAAgaattaatatggtatttacaatttaaattttattttataacttaatatttaatagaaaagtACACAGTTGAATAATGACCTTTGacatttttcttcatatttaaCAACTAATTGATCTATATCGTTGTCAAGATCTTCACTTCTGGACAACTAAAAtggaaataaatttacattaatatttaatagatatttagataaaattatcttaCCAAAGTAACAagttcacaaattaaaaatgctccaaTCGTTGCTTCTTCATGATTGTCTTGAATGTTTATGTTAATAACATGAACTGGCCTATTGCCAAAActtagaatattttcaaaatctaaacatataaatatgattttgatttaaattgttatgataatgataaaattgtcaatttaaACATACACTCAAGTACTTGATCATACACTCTCTCTTCACATGTAATGACTACAGTAAATTGTTCATTGCATTCTTGAAATCTTTCTGGATGCTGCTTTATCCGCCGATTTCTATCCAGCATATTCAACAAACCATTTTGCGTGtaactaaatacaaaattttattaaggaaaaaattacaaaaaatattaggaatttttcaacaaaataataatatatttaataaataatattaaaattatatagatataaattatatatacaattattttaattcattcataacttattatttgttatatgtattaaaatcaataaaacattaattaatgaaGATTTAAAAGTCAAACTGATTGGGTACTAAAGGAgtacaaaacacaaaaaataagtttttttttaacttgaaaaaatattcaattcaaaGAATAATGGTATAAGTTTTACGTtttactcacattattcaataagttgtATTGTAAGTAAGTTTTTATAAGTAAGTCATTGGGCCCGGCTCATcataattgcctatcttattcGTGTAAAAGTTCCTAGCTTCACACAatgaaaaattgtgaaaaacctaaaaaattagGTTCGTAtacctaaaaatttaatttacatataaatgtgtggttttatgaGTTTAAGATCAAACAAGCATCAGCACTTCAATGtatagtttagtttttttaaatattaaaaaattttaagatatatttttgaatttttattttatatttaaatggcgATGATGCGccgtttaacaaaaatataatttttaagatttattaatatttaaaaaactaaacattatattaaaatgttgatacttTAATCGGCTTACATAAAATCACacatttatacaaaaactaaatttcaaaaataaaatgtttagattgaAAAACCGTAGTGtgaagcgaggaacttttatACGTATTAGATCAATTACAATGAGCCGGATCCTATGACGTTACGTAGCTATTTaacatttcttaatatctcttaaagtaataattgtttttacatcggattttcaccaaatcatagctacaataatttaacatttaaatttgtgctcctttaatagttaaaaacgtttaaattaaCTCTTGGACAATCATCataaatgttcagaaaaaaatataaattctagttaatggtttgaaatttaaattttactcaaacttttaaatttaattgtatttaaattataattattaaatggctattttataaaattgtttagaaatttccaatagttcagtttataaacaattttaactgcattttcaatcaaaaacatcataaatattttgcattttactaaaatgtttattgtatgtaatgaattattattgaatttaaattaatttttgacaaacAGTTACCTAAAAAATGACAAAGGTTCACACGAAACAATAAAACCTACTATACAATAGAGTAACTtcctcaattaatttttttaagttcataaatgtataaattatataacattataggtatgaattattaactataccaatattttataatttaaaataaaaaatattatttgatgataAGGTTTAATATCTTCACAGGATCTAGTTTGAATTTCTACAAAACGTTGGTTCAACCCATTCCtagtattacttattattttctattgaaaTCAATTCAATTATTACAAATCAATGCTATTTAaaatcactatatattatataaaaaacataataaacacaaaaagtTAATGTCTGCactacttaaaattatagttcAGTAAACATTaccttgttattaaataaagttatacaaagtacaaaaaagtaaaaataccatgaaattagtttattttaaaggaTACTATGTTTTGTCTTTATTGTACAGATCTTTATAAATGTCATCATAAGAACATCCAAAGTcatatatatttggtttttcCTGCGCTGTTCCGGGTAACTTCACCTTGTCCCCAGTTCCAAATGATCGAACGTTGAAACCTTTTTTACTATaatcataaacataaattaattaaaaacacttCATACCATGATGGCATgataactataaatacaattgattatattattataattattataattattgactatattattaggATCTTAACACGTTAAGTGCCATGCAGCTTCCGGCGGTCACACGATTATGCATCATCTGTATGccaagtatatttttcagtgtcattccaaatttgtattttatactatttattttaaaagtttaaaatataaaaaaaaaatttaaaaatatatttattacattgaatAATTTGTAATGATTTGCACTATGCGAAGGCGCTTTTTTGGTACATTATTGTAGTGCCATGGaaaagtgaataatataaaaccatattcatTTACGGCCGCTGGCGGTCATGTGGCATGGTAGTAATAATCAATTGTGGCCATCGGCGGTCGCAAAAGCATAACATTTGAGATTTGCAATTGACCGCCGGTGGCCGCATGACACTTAACATGTTAAATATAGTGTAAAACCCAAtcagataaaatgttttttgataataaatgaCAACATGCCAGAATTCAGTGTTCAATTTTTCATAGGTAGGtagaaatttttaataacttcaatTTCCCAAAatcaattcaaatatatgtaaatGGTAAAACCTTAggtatctttaaaattaaatataaaaactaggacttaacagttgaaaaaaaaaatgtttaagtcatttttttattagcaacgacaatttataaaagtttgtcTAAGAATGACCATCCAAATGAGAGTAAAATAGAGTGTTTACTTCAAtttaaacgtatgaaaaatattttacaacaatactTACGAGtcttaatagtaaaaaataataaataggatattcataaaaatataaataacttttcatTATCTACCTTAAAAAAGCATGAGCTTCCATACTTCGATTCATATTACTTGAACAAACCACAGCTATTTTAAAGTCACTGATCGCCATAGTATCAAATTTCAACGTACACAGCAATGGAGTATgctacttcaaaataaaaacatttttattttatatttaagcagctagtttaaaaaatatcattaggtaggtaccttccTTATTAATGTAAACTGAATGTATTGAATGATATAGAAAATTGTTGTGCGTTAAATACTCTTCAGACAattcagttttataaaatataaaacgtatgaGTGAAACatataagtaaaaacaaaataagaaataggTCGGTGTAAAAAAAACGAActtcaaataaaacaataataatttatatattttgaaaattggtgATATACCAAAATTATAACTGATATGAGCCCacatacattataatcacgGAGTGTTTATGATAACACTTATCATGCAATTCGGTTGGCCGGCGGCCGCCTGCTGCTCAGAGAGGAAAAATGTGTTCCCCACAGGCGACAGGCCACAAGTTACAATTTGAAACTTTCAAAAAGTGTACTGTTATAGtactctttaatattatttcactatttacaatttatataagtttatttaatttgctTTTATTGAGCACtagattataaatatgtatagagaATGTCGTACGATCtctattaaatgttgaaaaattatttaacttaaattaaaaaagagcAGGCAGcagttattatgtatattgtaaccAAATATCTATCGCGTTTTCATTCTGTTAGACGTTTTTATTCCGACGATACAACACGATTAAAGAAATCTATATTCTTGCCAgtcacaaaatttaaaaatcgtttgAATGCAGATCAAACTATTCAAAGAGATAGCCATATTTTTAAGGTAAATCGTAATTAATTGATGTTCTAATATGTACTTaccaagtataaaattattattgatgtagaCATGTGGATTTTCTGAACTATATTCTTGGCAAAGGCAACATGTTAACAATGAAGAGTATATTTTACATGATGGACCACCTTATGCTAATGGCTCAGCACATATGGGCCATGCCATAAACAAAGTAGTAACTTTATTCACTGtatttgatttctaaaataattaattaattgttttgtacAGATACTTAAGGATATTACTATACGTTCTAAACttgtaaatggaaaaaaaattagttatatacCCGGATGGGATTGTCATGGTTTACCCATTGAGTTAAAAGCTGAAAAGATTCACGGAAACAAATGGAAGAATTTTGGTCCATTAGAAATACGGAAAAGTGGTGGGAAATTATGACTTTAAATTatgatcattaaaaaaatgttataggttaattattaaaattaaaaaaaatttagtatgaatgtatgaatattttttagctAGAAAATATGCTTCAAAagaaatagaaaaacaaaaaactgtttttaaatcatGGGGTATACTTGCTGATTGGgaaaacaattgttattatacctatgataaaaAGTATGTCCAAAACCAAATTCAAcagttttttaaactatataaaaaggtaattttatacATCACGTTtctatgaaattttcaaaatactaataatctattatatatagggGTTAATTTATAGAGATCTCAAACCAGTTTACTGGTCACCTTCGTCCAAGTAATATTTTCTcaattagttaatacttaacaatatttatctTACCTTATAATTGTGTAGAAGTGCACTAGCTGAAGCAGAACTGGAATACAACCCTAATCACCAAAGTAAATCAGTCACTGTCAAACTTGAGCTATGCCCATCTACTCTTTCAATAGATTTAAGTAATCATAACAGTGAACCGATTTATGCACTTATTTGGACTACTACACCATGGACATTACCAGGAAATATTGCTGTTGTGTACTcacctaatttattatactcttttgtaaaaattcaagaTACCCTTGGTGTATATTTGTTAGCAACTGAATTAGTTGACAAT
It contains:
- the LOC100164021 gene encoding uncharacterized protein LOC100164021 isoform X1 produces the protein MAISDFKIAVVCSSNMNRSMEAHAFLSKKGFNVRSFGTGDKVKLPGTAQEKPNIYDFGCSYDDIYKDLYNKDKTYYTQNGLLNMLDRNRRIKQHPERFQECNEQFTVVITCEERVYDQVLEYFENILSFGNRPVHVININIQDNHEEATIGAFLICELVTLLSRSEDLDNDIDQLVVKYEEKCQRSLFNCVLFY
- the LOC100164021 gene encoding uncharacterized protein LOC100164021 (The RefSeq protein has 4 substitutions compared to this genomic sequence) codes for the protein MAISDFKIAVVCSSNMNRSMEAHAFLSKKGFNARSFGTGDKVKLPGTAQEKPNIYDFGCSYDDIYKDLYNKDKTYYTQNGLLNMLDRNRRIKQHPERFQECNEQFTVVITCEERVYDQVLEYFENILSFGNKPVHVININFQDNHEEARIGAFLICELVTLLSRSEDLDNDIDQLVVK